One Vallitalea pronyensis genomic region harbors:
- a CDS encoding ABC-F family ATP-binding cassette domain-containing protein, with translation MLSVEKVNHDFGGRIILSDVSFRLKKGEHVALVGPNGEGKSTFLKIITNKLMPDEGIIKWSPKAKVGYLDQHAELQKGKSIRDVLNEAFEEVIELEKKMLQIYEEMANFTDEEMAVKLEEAADIQTTLDHSGYYMIDAKVEEVANGLGLGDIGLDKDVSELSGGQRTKVLLTKLLLQRPTILLLDEPTNFLDENHIEWLKRYLQEYENSFILISHDIPFINHVATVIYHIENGEFTRYTGNYDDFKRMYDIKKRQAEQAFEKQQKEIEKLEDFIARNKARVATRGMANSRQKKLDKMERIERVREKPKPKFGFRYGRASGKIVFEAKDLVLGYDEALTSPLNMTLERGKRIALKGVNGLGKSTLLKTLMGIIKPFDGKAIQGDYLEVGYFEQESDPNNSNTAIEEVWHEYPALTNLEVRAALAKCGLTNDHITSQMKVLSGGEAAKVRLCKLMLRDINLLVLDEPTNHLDVEAKEELKSAIKAFKGTLLVVSHEPAFYMDLVDDVWNVEDWTTKVI, from the coding sequence ATGTTAAGTGTAGAAAAAGTAAACCATGACTTTGGTGGACGCATCATTTTAAGTGATGTATCATTCCGTTTAAAAAAAGGTGAACACGTGGCACTTGTGGGACCAAATGGTGAAGGTAAAAGTACCTTTCTAAAAATCATTACCAATAAACTCATGCCCGATGAGGGTATCATTAAATGGTCACCAAAAGCGAAAGTAGGTTATTTAGACCAACATGCTGAACTGCAAAAGGGAAAGAGTATTCGAGATGTGTTAAATGAAGCATTTGAAGAAGTCATTGAATTAGAAAAAAAGATGCTGCAGATATATGAAGAAATGGCCAATTTTACAGATGAAGAGATGGCTGTAAAACTTGAAGAAGCAGCGGATATACAGACCACATTAGATCATAGTGGGTACTATATGATTGATGCAAAAGTGGAAGAGGTTGCTAATGGTTTAGGTCTTGGGGATATTGGTCTTGATAAGGATGTAAGTGAATTAAGCGGTGGTCAACGGACGAAGGTTCTGTTAACAAAATTGCTGTTACAACGTCCAACAATTTTATTACTTGATGAGCCAACGAACTTCTTAGATGAAAACCATATTGAGTGGCTAAAAAGGTATCTACAGGAGTATGAAAACAGTTTTATTCTAATATCCCATGATATACCGTTTATTAATCATGTTGCAACGGTGATCTATCATATTGAAAATGGCGAATTTACCAGATACACAGGTAATTACGATGATTTTAAACGTATGTACGATATCAAAAAACGTCAAGCAGAACAAGCTTTTGAAAAACAACAAAAAGAAATTGAGAAATTAGAAGATTTTATTGCCAGAAATAAAGCAAGAGTAGCTACGCGAGGTATGGCCAATAGTCGACAAAAGAAATTGGATAAAATGGAACGGATAGAACGTGTTAGGGAGAAACCAAAGCCAAAATTTGGATTTAGGTATGGACGTGCTTCTGGTAAGATTGTATTTGAAGCCAAGGACCTTGTGCTTGGTTATGACGAAGCATTAACCAGTCCATTAAACATGACACTGGAGCGGGGCAAACGCATAGCTCTCAAAGGCGTTAATGGATTAGGTAAATCGACTCTGCTAAAAACGCTAATGGGTATCATCAAGCCATTTGATGGAAAGGCAATTCAAGGAGATTATTTAGAAGTGGGCTATTTTGAGCAAGAGAGTGACCCCAATAACAGCAACACGGCTATTGAAGAAGTATGGCATGAATACCCAGCGCTTACCAATCTGGAGGTAAGAGCAGCTTTAGCAAAATGCGGCTTAACCAACGATCATATTACAAGTCAGATGAAGGTGCTCAGTGGTGGTGAAGCAGCCAAAGTGAGATTATGTAAACTAATGCTGAGAGATATTAATCTATTGGTATTGGATGAGCCTACCAATCACTTGGATGTTGAAGCAAAAGAAGAACTAAAAAGTGCAATCAAGGCGTTCAAAGGTACACTGCTTGTCGTATCTCATGAGCCAGCATTCTATATGGATTTGGTTGATGACGTTTGGAATGTGGAAGATTGGACAACCAAGGTCATATAA
- a CDS encoding GNAT family N-acetyltransferase, translating into MELVRLNIDKKHELLKLWEVAFEEDEIFEDSLCEQFFSQLDLWHYTYGWLHKDKLVSTYMTLDVDVRIRNKVLKAHYIDGIATLPTYRRQGLVHKQMYEDAMRCREHHIPIMLVDPSRDSFYRKFGFEFAMDKYKILLDRDFFQTNALEKTGNVVKGQMDNNELKQAYQFINQWLWQHSRYNEMLWPPCYEDIKYKRDDYKLAVAHNDDGKPIGYIIYAIHNQEIVIESIRYVTLGALYVLKHYMLNIDEEISTYVLNSIPQDFPLDLFLKDIGRPEKRLKPYSCMTRMMRIVDFQVALEALIIQKPEIPICMAIEDTIIKENSGFYTLLPSGRIIRKSCECFVSSTIEDIVPLLSGLKSAETLYYNGKIRVNDVRNVEQNIYKLPRIIKVLDSILPKVTTYNADEYLAP; encoded by the coding sequence TTGGAATTAGTACGATTAAATATAGATAAAAAACACGAATTATTAAAGCTGTGGGAAGTAGCTTTTGAAGAAGACGAAATATTTGAGGATTCATTATGTGAACAGTTTTTTTCTCAATTAGATCTCTGGCATTATACATATGGATGGTTACATAAGGACAAGCTTGTATCCACTTATATGACATTAGATGTAGATGTGCGTATTAGAAATAAAGTGTTGAAAGCCCATTATATTGATGGAATAGCTACCTTACCTACCTATCGAAGACAAGGATTAGTACATAAACAAATGTATGAAGATGCTATGAGGTGTAGAGAACATCACATTCCTATCATGCTGGTAGATCCTTCACGAGATTCTTTTTATCGGAAGTTTGGATTTGAGTTTGCTATGGATAAATATAAGATTTTGTTAGATAGGGATTTTTTCCAAACAAATGCGTTGGAGAAAACAGGTAATGTTGTTAAGGGACAAATGGATAATAACGAATTAAAACAGGCTTATCAGTTCATTAATCAATGGTTATGGCAGCATTCTCGATATAATGAAATGTTATGGCCGCCTTGTTATGAAGATATAAAATATAAACGAGATGATTATAAGTTAGCCGTTGCCCACAATGATGATGGTAAACCCATAGGTTATATCATATATGCTATTCATAATCAAGAAATAGTGATAGAGTCTATTCGGTATGTAACCCTTGGGGCTCTCTATGTTTTGAAGCATTATATGTTGAATATTGATGAGGAAATATCAACATACGTCTTAAATAGTATACCTCAAGATTTCCCATTGGATTTATTCTTAAAAGACATAGGTAGGCCAGAAAAACGTTTGAAACCTTATAGTTGTATGACGAGGATGATGAGGATTGTTGATTTTCAAGTAGCTTTAGAAGCGTTAATTATCCAAAAACCGGAGATACCTATATGTATGGCTATAGAAGATACCATCATAAAAGAGAATAGTGGGTTTTATACTTTGTTACCATCAGGTCGTATCATAAGGAAATCATGTGAATGTTTTGTATCAAGTACTATAGAGGATATTGTACCATTACTTAGTGGATTAAAATCAGCGGAGACATTATATTACAATGGAAAAATTCGGGTTAATGATGTGAGGAATGTTGAACAGAATATTTATAAATTACCGAGGATAATAAAGGTGCTTGATAGCATCTTACCTAAGGTGACAACGTATAATGCAGATGAATACTTAGCGCCATAG
- a CDS encoding alpha/beta hydrolase family protein, whose product MKKKYIVTLMIIITGIMIYNMKNSRGEILKIEPNPEKGFSYEYYLYIPKGAAQSEIKYMLVEPNNGGRASDNHKDHVLDAKRLLLSKWCNKMAKALKTPLLVPVFDRPKSNWKMYTHDLDRDTLKNNEGKLSRIDLQLINMIKDAQEKLRDKGIVLEDKVFMHGFSASGSFVNRFAALHPRYVKAVASGGISYMPILPRDVWEEEKLIYPIGVYDIEEIADIQFNLSQYRDVAQYIYMGYMDDNDPLPYDDSYDEEERDVIKRFLGIPLMGRWEKSKEIYEALNIPAQFVVYNGVEHEIKDEMLEDIIHFYQANNNEGIHYIQSYQYPFMEKHQLEKVHIKDGYNP is encoded by the coding sequence ATGAAAAAGAAATATATTGTTACATTAATGATTATCATCACTGGAATCATGATATATAACATGAAAAATAGTAGAGGAGAAATACTAAAAATAGAACCAAATCCAGAAAAAGGTTTTAGTTATGAATATTATCTATATATACCTAAAGGTGCAGCTCAAAGTGAAATAAAATATATGTTAGTTGAACCTAATAATGGAGGCAGAGCTAGCGATAATCATAAAGACCATGTACTTGATGCAAAAAGATTACTGTTATCAAAGTGGTGTAATAAGATGGCAAAAGCTTTAAAAACACCCTTGTTAGTGCCCGTATTTGATAGACCAAAAAGTAATTGGAAAATGTATACACATGACCTAGATAGAGACACTTTAAAAAATAACGAGGGGAAATTATCTAGAATTGACCTTCAGTTAATTAATATGATTAAAGATGCACAAGAAAAGCTTAGAGATAAAGGAATTGTCCTTGAAGATAAAGTGTTTATGCATGGTTTCTCTGCATCTGGGAGCTTTGTAAATAGATTTGCAGCGTTGCATCCAAGATATGTAAAAGCTGTTGCATCTGGTGGAATTAGCTATATGCCTATCTTACCTAGGGATGTTTGGGAAGAAGAAAAACTGATATATCCTATCGGTGTATATGATATAGAAGAAATCGCAGATATACAATTTAATCTAAGTCAGTATAGGGATGTGGCACAATATATATATATGGGGTATATGGATGATAATGATCCTCTACCATATGATGACTCCTATGATGAAGAAGAAAGAGACGTAATAAAAAGGTTCTTAGGTATACCATTGATGGGGAGATGGGAAAAATCGAAGGAGATTTATGAAGCATTGAATATTCCAGCACAATTTGTTGTCTATAATGGGGTAGAACATGAGATTAAAGACGAAATGTTAGAGGATATTATTCACTTTTATCAAGCAAACAATAATGAGGGGATACATTACATACAGTCATATCAGTATCCTTTTATGGAAAAGCATCAATTAGAAAAGGTACATATAAAGGACGGATATAATCCATGA
- a CDS encoding nitroreductase family protein, whose protein sequence is MNTIINTINNRISLRKYRDQDIADKDLDTIIHSAMRAPTAGNMMLYTILVIKDQHTKEQLVKSCDHQPFIAKAPVVLVFLADHQRWYDYYTYCQVKDYCRDNGIDYEEPCEADLLLAASDALIAAQNAVIAAESLNIGSCYIGDIMENYEFHRDLFHLPQWTFPVAMLTLGYYPEDMPRTPRERYAKDYIVFNETYKRLSDEALRDMFAKNDNKISPTNHYHANNFGQFMYGRKTGAEFSKEMRRSVKEALKNWK, encoded by the coding sequence ATGAATACAATCATTAATACCATTAACAACCGAATATCTTTAAGAAAATATCGTGACCAAGATATTGCAGATAAAGACTTAGACACCATCATACATAGTGCCATGCGAGCACCAACAGCAGGAAACATGATGCTGTATACTATATTGGTTATTAAAGATCAACATACAAAGGAACAATTGGTTAAGAGTTGTGATCATCAGCCTTTCATTGCAAAGGCTCCTGTGGTTTTGGTTTTCTTGGCGGATCATCAACGGTGGTATGATTATTATACATACTGTCAAGTAAAAGACTATTGCCGTGATAACGGTATCGACTATGAAGAGCCTTGTGAGGCAGATTTATTATTGGCTGCAAGTGATGCTCTTATTGCTGCTCAAAATGCTGTCATAGCAGCAGAATCTTTAAATATCGGTTCCTGTTACATTGGTGATATCATGGAAAACTATGAATTCCATCGTGATCTTTTCCATTTACCACAATGGACATTCCCTGTTGCCATGTTAACATTAGGGTATTATCCAGAAGATATGCCAAGAACGCCAAGGGAAAGATATGCAAAAGACTATATCGTATTCAATGAAACCTATAAAAGATTATCCGATGAAGCATTACGTGACATGTTTGCAAAAAACGATAATAAAATAAGTCCAACTAACCACTATCATGCCAATAATTTTGGACAATTCATGTATGGAAGAAAAACAGGTGCTGAATTTTCTAAAGAAATGAGGCGTTCTGTCAAAGAAGCTTTAAAAAATTGGAAATGA
- a CDS encoding nucleotidyltransferase family protein, translating to MFNTLSYIGEKLNHEGVVWGVGASVLLHYHGLVEQPKDIDILVATNDIKKVDNLFKNIGIKSKPYKTTTYATEFFYEYIIKGFDVDVMAGLRIKCQDGVFSYGFDASSITDNIEINGITIPLTSLEDWYVIYQLIPNRQSKVMMIENHLLVHGIQNPTLLERLLRGYLPKEVREKIQWLMTCN from the coding sequence ATGTTTAATACCTTATCTTATATTGGCGAGAAACTTAATCATGAAGGTGTGGTGTGGGGAGTTGGGGCATCGGTATTACTTCATTATCATGGGTTAGTAGAACAACCTAAAGATATTGATATTTTGGTTGCTACAAACGATATAAAGAAAGTAGATAATCTCTTTAAAAACATTGGTATAAAGAGCAAACCCTATAAAACAACCACCTATGCTACAGAGTTTTTTTATGAATATATTATAAAAGGGTTTGATGTTGATGTAATGGCAGGGCTTAGAATTAAATGCCAAGATGGTGTATTTTCCTACGGTTTCGATGCGTCTTCCATTACGGACAATATAGAAATTAATGGTATCACTATTCCCTTAACCTCTCTAGAAGATTGGTATGTTATTTACCAACTCATTCCTAATAGACAATCAAAGGTCATGATGATCGAGAATCATTTGTTAGTGCATGGTATTCAAAACCCCACATTGCTAGAAAGATTATTACGTGGCTATTTACCAAAAGAGGTTAGGGAAAAAATCCAATGGCTTATGACATGTAATTAA
- a CDS encoding FtsX-like permease family protein, with protein sequence MTYYNIFFNNMRRNFKNYYIYLMSTIFSVVVYYLFASIKYNPQVTGVVESNTNISALFGFTGGIVLLFALIFIGYSNSFFVRKRKKEIALYSLMGMKKKRVVNMLFIENIIIAVISLILGIALGTMFSKLFIMALLRMLNHMIYVEFTFSMEAAKDTVLFFMIIFVVASINSYRVIKKIQLIELFSASKRNEKPFRTRPLIAIISFILVAFGYWLSQNMFNGLLLINMLVVLMTVILGTYGLFIFFLEFFTKVLKRRKKMYYKGNNLLAISNTGYRIRNHSVTLATIAILSATTITALGMAYSVYYDFNQTTEANYPFTYVYGYKGDALDKEVMELVKNSKEAVLIGSMKMSRAEIVAAYIGKDDPKFGNLGLRLSDKLFYHVLSNSQYNESMTIRNMVNDQISLAEDECLLVYTSFGLDDYDYTKGGVFELNLNFNHKRKVKIMDTKEKALIYSRYSSKYIVVNDAVFQEYVRLGADAASYTCIKTTNQLTSQQLAQDIRHLIPEDAQLKVYYEDYSFVNQTYALLAFTAFFTSIVFLLSTGSIIYFKLITEANEEKERFTILKKIGVSKQDITWSIKKQMLLMFIVPLIVGLVHSSFALNAFSTLLDAQILMPVMITMVGYSVIYFMYYVLTVNYYKKIILK encoded by the coding sequence ATGACGTATTATAATATCTTTTTCAACAACATGAGAAGGAATTTTAAAAACTATTATATTTACTTAATGTCTACCATATTCAGTGTGGTTGTCTATTATCTTTTTGCATCCATTAAATACAATCCCCAAGTAACAGGTGTTGTCGAAAGCAATACCAATATTTCTGCGTTATTTGGTTTTACAGGTGGTATTGTGTTACTGTTTGCATTGATATTTATCGGGTATTCCAATTCATTTTTTGTGAGAAAGCGTAAGAAGGAGATTGCGCTCTATTCCCTTATGGGTATGAAAAAGAAACGTGTCGTCAACATGCTCTTTATTGAAAATATTATCATTGCTGTCATTTCTCTGATACTTGGCATTGCCCTGGGAACCATGTTTTCCAAATTATTTATTATGGCTTTATTGCGCATGTTAAATCACATGATCTATGTTGAATTTACTTTCTCAATGGAAGCAGCAAAAGATACCGTGTTATTTTTTATGATTATATTTGTTGTTGCATCCATTAACAGTTATAGAGTCATTAAAAAAATACAGCTTATTGAATTGTTTTCAGCTTCAAAGCGAAACGAGAAGCCTTTTAGGACACGTCCCCTAATTGCCATTATCTCATTTATTCTAGTGGCTTTTGGTTACTGGTTATCCCAAAACATGTTTAATGGTCTTCTTCTGATTAATATGCTGGTTGTTTTAATGACGGTTATTTTAGGCACCTATGGGTTATTTATTTTTTTCTTAGAATTCTTTACAAAAGTACTCAAACGGAGAAAGAAAATGTATTATAAAGGCAACAATTTACTGGCAATCTCCAATACCGGTTATCGTATTAGAAACCATTCCGTTACATTAGCTACTATCGCCATACTCAGTGCAACAACCATTACGGCACTTGGTATGGCATATAGCGTTTATTATGATTTTAATCAAACCACAGAGGCAAATTATCCTTTTACCTATGTGTATGGGTATAAAGGTGATGCCTTGGATAAAGAAGTCATGGAACTTGTGAAGAATAGCAAAGAAGCGGTGTTAATTGGCAGTATGAAGATGTCAAGGGCAGAAATAGTTGCAGCATATATAGGGAAAGATGACCCTAAGTTTGGTAACTTAGGACTGAGGTTATCGGACAAGCTTTTCTATCATGTGCTATCCAATAGCCAATACAATGAATCCATGACTATTCGAAACATGGTAAACGATCAAATATCTTTGGCAGAAGATGAATGTTTATTGGTCTATACAAGTTTTGGTTTGGATGATTATGATTATACCAAAGGCGGCGTTTTTGAACTTAATCTTAACTTTAACCATAAAAGAAAAGTGAAGATTATGGATACAAAAGAAAAAGCGCTTATTTATAGTCGCTATAGCTCCAAGTATATCGTTGTAAACGATGCGGTATTTCAGGAATATGTTCGGTTAGGAGCAGATGCTGCCAGCTATACATGTATTAAGACGACGAACCAGTTAACCAGTCAGCAGCTGGCACAAGATATAAGACATCTTATACCTGAAGATGCTCAGCTAAAAGTATATTATGAAGATTACAGTTTTGTCAATCAAACCTATGCTTTATTAGCTTTTACGGCATTTTTTACAAGCATCGTCTTCCTCTTATCTACAGGAAGTATCATCTACTTCAAATTAATTACAGAAGCCAATGAAGAAAAAGAACGGTTCACTATTTTGAAAAAAATTGGCGTCAGTAAGCAGGATATTACCTGGTCCATCAAGAAACAAATGCTGCTGATGTTCATCGTACCACTCATCGTAGGACTGGTCCACTCATCCTTTGCACTTAATGCTTTTAGTACACTTCTTGATGCTCAGATTCTTATGCCTGTTATGATAACCATGGTTGGCTATAGTGTCATTTACTTTATGTATTATGTATTGACTGTAAACTATTATAAAAAGATTATATTGAAATAA
- a CDS encoding ABC transporter ATP-binding protein has translation MKPIIQVKNVTKIYGSKSNKTVALSNVNFDINKGEFVGIMGPSGSGKSTLLNVISTIDKTTAGTIIYEDKDIGTLKENALSDFRRKELGFIFQDFNLLDTLTVEENIVLPLAISRIHVKQIKEKVNDVVRILGIDDITHKFPYEISGGQKQRTAAARAIINNPRMVLADEPTGALDSKSSKELLVCMKKLNKELSSTILMVTHDPFAASYCDRILFIKDGSIYSELMSSGERKAFYNRIIDVLAMLGGDLNDVL, from the coding sequence ATGAAACCGATTATCCAAGTAAAGAATGTGACAAAGATATATGGGTCAAAATCCAATAAAACAGTGGCCCTTTCCAACGTGAATTTTGACATCAATAAAGGTGAATTTGTAGGTATTATGGGACCTTCAGGATCGGGTAAAAGTACATTATTGAATGTGATTTCCACCATTGATAAGACAACAGCAGGTACCATTATCTATGAAGATAAAGATATCGGTACGCTAAAAGAGAATGCTCTGTCTGATTTTCGTCGAAAAGAATTAGGGTTTATCTTTCAAGATTTTAATCTATTAGATACGTTAACTGTAGAAGAAAACATTGTGCTGCCCTTAGCCATTTCAAGAATACATGTTAAGCAGATTAAGGAAAAAGTAAATGATGTTGTACGCATTTTAGGCATTGATGATATTACCCATAAGTTTCCATATGAGATATCAGGTGGGCAGAAGCAGAGAACTGCAGCTGCACGAGCCATTATTAACAACCCAAGAATGGTTTTAGCAGATGAACCAACGGGTGCACTGGATTCTAAATCATCCAAGGAACTACTGGTATGCATGAAAAAGTTGAACAAAGAACTAAGCAGTACCATCCTCATGGTAACCCATGACCCATTTGCCGCCAGCTATTGTGACCGAATTTTATTTATCAAAGACGGTAGTATCTATTCGGAATTGATGAGTAGTGGGGAGCGTAAAGCATTTTATAACCGGATTATTGATGTATTGGCCATGTTGGGGGGAGACTTAAATGACGTATTATAA